Below is a genomic region from Leucobacter exalbidus.
CTCACCGTCGACGCCACCTTCGAGGCTGGCCAGAAGGTCGACGTCGTGGGTACCTCGAAGGGCAAGGGCTTCGCCGGCGTCATGAAGCGTCACAACTTCAAGGGTGTCTCGGCTTCGCACGGTGCTCACCGTAACCACCGCAAGCCCGGTTCCATTGGCGGCGCGTCGACCCCCGGTCGCGTGTTCCGTGGACACCGCATGGCTGGACGTATGGGTGGCGAGCGCGTAACCGTGCAGAACCTCATCGTTCAGGCGATCGACGCAGAGAAGGGCCTCATCCTGGTGAAGGGTGCAGTTCCCGGTGCTCGCGGTCGTCTCGTTTTCGTTCGCAACGCAGTGAAGGGGGCGTAGTTCATGGCTACCGCTACCAAGCTCGAGGTGCTCGACGCCAAGGGGCAGAAGGCTGGGTCGGTTGACCTGCCGGAGTCCATCTTCGCTGCCGAGACCAATGTCCCGTTGATCCACCAGGTGGTCACCGCTCAGCTCGCAGCTGCGCGCCAGGGCACGCACAAGACCAAGAACCGTGGCGAACGCTCCGGTTCAGGTGTCAAGCCGTTCAAGCAGAAGGGTACCGGCCGCGCCCGTCAGGGTTCGGTTCGTATGCCTCAGCACCGCGGCGGCGGCATCGTTCACGGTCCCGTGCCCCGCGATTACTCGCAGCGCACGCCCAAGAAGATGATCGCTGCAGCACTCATCGGCCTGCTTTCGGATCGCACCCGTGCGAACCGCCTGCACGTTGTTGACAGCTTCGGCATCGAGAACAAGCCCAGCACGAAGGCCGCACGCGATTACCTCGCACAGGTCGCTCCGGGCAACCGCGTTCTCGTTGTGATCGCTCGCGAAGATGAAGTTACCGCGCTCAGCGTGCGTAACCTCCCGTTCGTGCACGTCCTGTTCCAGGATCAGCTCAACGCCTACGATGTGGTCGTCAGTGACGATCTCGTCTTTACCAAGGCTGCTTTCGACGCGTTCGTCGCAAGCCGCGCCGCCAAGGAGGACACGAAGTGAGCCTGAACA
It encodes:
- the rplC gene encoding 50S ribosomal protein L3, translated to MSVVRNVKGLLGTKLGMTQVWDENGNVVPVTVIELAPNVVTQIRTPEVDGYSAVQIAAGQIDPRKVNKPTAGHFEKAGVTPRRHLTEVRTADAAEYALGQELTVDATFEAGQKVDVVGTSKGKGFAGVMKRHNFKGVSASHGAHRNHRKPGSIGGASTPGRVFRGHRMAGRMGGERVTVQNLIVQAIDAEKGLILVKGAVPGARGRLVFVRNAVKGA
- the rplD gene encoding 50S ribosomal protein L4, whose protein sequence is MATATKLEVLDAKGQKAGSVDLPESIFAAETNVPLIHQVVTAQLAAARQGTHKTKNRGERSGSGVKPFKQKGTGRARQGSVRMPQHRGGGIVHGPVPRDYSQRTPKKMIAAALIGLLSDRTRANRLHVVDSFGIENKPSTKAARDYLAQVAPGNRVLVVIAREDEVTALSVRNLPFVHVLFQDQLNAYDVVVSDDLVFTKAAFDAFVASRAAKEDTK